TCGGCGTTGCGCACGACGAACTTCGAGGCAGCGCGCGGCTTCCTCACCTCCGCCGCGGCCGAGGTGTGGCAACCGTCAGAGACGACCATCGTGGTTGACCGCCTGAACCTCAACACCCTTTCCGGTGGGTCGGGTGAGCGCCGCAGCTTTAGCGTCCAGGGCGACGTCATCGGCGAGCTCCAGCCGAGCGGGATCTTCTTGCCCAACCGCGCTCTTTACGACGCAACCATGGAACTCGAGCAGGTTAATGGGGAATGGCGCATCTCCTCTTTGCCCAACGGCGTGATCATCGAGCGTGCCGAGCTGCGCAACAACTATCAGCCGTACAACGTCTACTTCCTCGACGCCGCCAACTCCCAGCTCGTCGCCGACCGCCGGTGGGTGTACGGCGACCGCGAATCGCTCGCCGGGGAGTTGCTCAGCATGCTGGTCAGTGGCCCCGCAACCCGCCTCCGGCCGGCCGTGCGCTACAACCTCCCCGCGGGGGCGGCCTACGTGGGCTTCGAAGGTGGGGAGTACCGCTTTACCGGTTTTAGCTCCATGGGGGAGGACGACCGCCTGCAGTTCGCCGCCCAAGTGGTGTGGACGCTCAACAACGCGGGCATGACTGGCCCAGTGACAATCACCGCCGACGGCGACCCGCTCGTGTCGTGGGTCGACGAGTTCACCACCGCGGACTTCGCCAACCTCGACCCGCTGCAGGGACAAACGGCGGGCGCCCCGACCTATTCGCTCGCTAATGGCGGTCTCTTCGAAGTGAGCGGGGGCCAGGCTCAGGCTGTGTCGGGCGCGGTGGGCAAGGCGGACAACATCGCGTCGGCGGACATCGCGCGAGGCGGCAGCGTCGCCCTCGTCGTTGGATCCGAGGGTGACCAGCGTTTCGAGCTCGGTTCCCTTGAGGCCGAGCCCAGCGAGGTCACCCGGGCGGACAACTTCACCCGACCCACATTTGAAAGCGACGGTGCCGCCGCATGGGTTGTCGCGGACGGGCGACGCGTCATCCGCGCCGTGCGCTCTCCGGCGACAGGAGAAGTGAGCACGAGCGACATCACGTTCGACATGCCTGATGGCATCGACGGGACAGTGTCCGTACTGCGTTTGTCTCGGACCGGGGCGAGGGTTGTCATGGTCATCGACGGGCGTTTGTTTACGGGTGTGGTGCAACAGGGCAGCTCCGGACAGCGTTCCATCGTCAACGTGCTGGAATACGCTCCGGACCTTGGTGGCACCGTTATCGCGGCAGATTGGAATCCCGACGGGTCCCTGCTCGTGGGCACGAACAGTGCGGTCGCACCCGTACTGAGGGTAGAGCAGGACGGGTCGTTTACCACGACGCTGTCCAGCGGAAACCTGGCGGCGCCGGTGGTTGCGGTGGCGTCTACCTCCGAAACATATTACGTTACGGACGCTAACGCGGCCCTGCAGCGGCCGGTGTCGGGGGCCCCCGACGACCCCAACTGGCGCGAGGTTGCCGGCTTGCAGGGAGTGCGCTCGCTGCTCATCGTGGCAAGGTAAGAAGCATGGAGGCGGGGGTTGGCGAGCTACTGTTTCCCCGCCACTGCGCGGGGTGCAAAGCCGCGGGGGCCGTGCTGTGTGCGCGCTGCCGGGAGGAGTTAGCCACTCCTCCCGCGCGCGTGTTTCCTGGCACCAACCCGCACGTTCCCGTCTTTGCCTTCGGTCCGTATGCGGGGGCGCATCGGGGGGTGGTTCTGGCCATGAAGGAAAAGCGCAACCTCGCGGTGCGCCGCCACGTCGGGGCGGTGCTTGCGGCGGGTCTGGATTACCTGGAGGCGCGGGGCGAGCTTCCCCCCGGCGCGGGGCTTGTGCCCGCACCGACGCGCGCGGCCTCGGCACGGGCCCGGGGCGGCGACCCGGTTGAGGCGGTGTGCCGGGCGACGTTGCGGCCGACGTACTCCGTGCTCAGCCTCGACGACCGCGTGGCCGACCAGGCCCAGCTTGGTGCGGAGCAGCGGCGGGCAAACCTCTCGGGCGCGGTGCGGATACGCGGGGTGCCGACACGCTGCGTCGTGGTCGTCGACGATGTCGTTACTACGGGGGCGACGTTGCAGGCGAGCGTCGAGAAGCTTCTTGCCTCTGGGGGAGAAGTGGCGGCTTGCGTGGCCCTGTGCGCGGCCTGAGGAAGGGTCAATCCGCCCCTATTGGTTATGACCACTTGTATAGTGGAGGTGGACCGATTTCCACTAGTCGAGGGAGGAAGCAGATGACCTCTGCAGAGAATAACGACGTCCTGAGCCCCGCCGCTCAGGTGACCATCACTGGCCGAAACGTCGAGGTCCCCGAGCACTTCCAAGAGCGCGTGAACGCGAAGCTGGCGAAGATTGAAAAGCTCGACCCCACCCTAACTTTCTTTCACGTTGAGCTGCAGCATGAGCCGAACCCCCGCCGGGAAGCGCAGGCGCAGCGCCTGCAAATCACCGCAACCGGTAAGGGACACCTCGCCCGCGCTGAGGCGAAGGAGGATAGCTTCTACGCCGCGTTGGAATCAGCCGTAGGCAAGTTGGAACGCTCCCTGCGCAAGGTGAAGGTGCGCCGCGAGATCTCGCGCTCCGGGCACCGCGCGCCGAAGTCGACCGGCCAGGTGGCGGCCGAGCTGGAAGCGGAGGCGCGGGAGGCGCGTTCGACATCGGCCGGAGATTTTGAGGTCGATCCGTTCGCGGGCCAGTTCGACGACCTACAGCCCGGGCAGATCGTGCGCCGCAAGGAGCACCCTGCCACCCCGATGAGTGTCGACGACGCCCTGTCCGAGATGGAGCTGGTGGGCCACGATTTCTACCTCTTTATCGACGAGGAGACCTCGCGCCCATCGGTGGTGTACCGTCGGCACGCGTTTGACTACGGTCTGATCTCTTTGGCCGACGGCGAGTAAGCCCGTCGCTTTCACAGGAACTCCAACGGTCGCCCGGCGTGCGTCGGGCGGCCGTTGCCTGCGTACAATGACCGGTTGATAGTGACTAGCGCTGGTCCACTGCCGGCTAGTACTCGTTGAATTGGACCGAACGAAGGACGAAACTCACGTGTTTGGACTGTCGAAGCTGCTTCGCGCCGGAGAAGGTCGCACCGTCAAGCGTCTGGGGAAGATCGCAGACCAGGTGCTGGAGCTCGAGGACGAATACGCGGCCTTGAGCGACGCGGAGCTCAAGGCGAAAACGGCGGAGTTTATACAGCAGCTCGATGAGGGGGCACATCCGGACGATCTGCTTATCGACGCCTTCGCCACCGCCCGCGAGGCAGCGTGGCGAGTGCTCGGCCAGAAGCACTACCGCGTTCAGATTATGGGTGCCGCTGCTTTACACTTCGGGTCCGTCGCGGAGATGAAGACGGGCGAGGGCAAGACGCTGACGTCGGTCCTTCCCGCGTACCTCAACGGGTTGACGGGCAAGGGCGTGCACATCGTCACGGTCAACGACTACTTGGCAAAGCGCGACGCCGAAATGATGGGCCGCGTGCACCACTTCCTCGGCCTCGACGTCGGAGTCATCCTCTCGGAGATGCGCCCGCCGGAGCGAAAGAAGGCCTACGCAGCCGCGATCACGTACGGTACGAACAACGAGTTCGGCTTTGACTACCTGCGCGACAACATGGCTCGCTCGACCGAGGAGATGGTGCAGCGCGGGCACAATTACGCCATCGTGGACGAGGTTGACTCCATTCTTATCGACGAGGCGCGCACCCCGCTTATTATCTCGGGCCCCGTTGACGGTTCGAGCCAGTTCTTCACCGTTTTCGCCCAGCTCGCGCCGCGGATGCGGGAGGGCATTCACTACGAGGTGGACAAGCGCAAGCGCACGGTCGGCGTGAGCGAAGAGGGCGTTGAGTTCGTCGAAGACCAGCTCGGCATCGACAACCTGTACGCCTCGGAACACTCTCCGTTGGTGAGCTACCTCAACAACGCCCTGAAGGCGAAGGAGCTGTTCGAGCGCGACAAGGACTACATCATCCGCCAGGGTGAGGTCCTCATCGTCGACTCTTTCACGGGCCGTGTTCTGCCTGGCCGCCGGTACAACGAGGGAATGCACCAGGCGATCGAGGCGAAAGAAAACGTCGAAATCAAAAACGAGAACCAGACGCTGGCCACCGTCACGCTGCAAAACTACTTCCGCCTTTACGAGAAGTTAGCGGGCATGACCGGCACGGCCGAGACCGAGGCCGCGGAGCTGCACCAGATCTATGGCCTCGATGTCGTGGCTATCCCGCCGAACAAGCCGAACCAGCGCACCGACCGTGAGGACCTGGTGTACAAGACCCAAGAGGCGAAGTTCGCCGCCGTTGCGGACGATATTGCAGAGCACGTGGCCAACGGCCAGCCGGTGTTGGTGGGCACGACCTCCGTGGAGCGTTCGGAATACCTCTCCCAGCTGCTCACGCGCAAGGGTGTCAAGCACAACGTCCTCAACGCGAAGCACCACGAAGAAGAGGGTCGTATCATCGCCGAGGCGGGCTTGCCGGGCAAGGTCACCGTGTCCACCAACATGGCGGGCCGCGGCACCGACATCGTCCTCGGCGGCAACCCCGAAGTGTTGCTTGACGCTCGCCTGAAAGAGCAGGGGCTCGACCCCTTCGAAGACGAGGAGCGGTACCAACAGGCGTGGGACGAGCAGCTGCCGAAGGCGAAGGAGCGCTCGAAGGAACTGGGCGATCAAGTCCGGGACAGCGGTGGCCTCTACGTCCTGGGTACGGAGCGCCACGAGTCGCGTCGCATCGACAACCAGCTGCGCGGACGATCCGGGCGTCAGGGGGACCCCGGGGAAACCCGCTTCTATCTGTCCATGCGCGATGACCTCATGGTTCGTTTTGTGGGCCAGACCATGGAAAACATGATGAACCGGCTCAACGTCCCCGACGATGTACCCATCGAGGCGAAGATGGTGTCCAACGCGATCAAGGGTGCGCAGACGCAGGTGGAGAACCAGAACTTCGAAATGCGCAAGAACGTGCTCAAGTACGACGAGGTGCTCAACGAGCAGCGCAAGGTGGTCTACCGCGAGCGCCAGGAGATCCTTGACGCGAAAGACATCAAGGACCAGATCCGCCGCATGATCGCCGATACCGTCGGGGCCTACGTCGACGGTGCCACCAGCGAGGGCTACGTCGAGGACTGGGACTTAGACGAGCTGTCCTCCGCGCTCGATTCGCTCTACGGCCCGTCGGTGACACCGCAGGAACTTGTCGACGGCGATACGTACGGCCGGCCCGGCGAAATCTCCGCGGGCCAGCTGCGCCAAGCGTTCATCGACGACGCGTTGGAGCAGTATGACACGCTCGAAGCAAAGGTCGTCGAGGTTGGCGGTGAGCAGCAGATGCGCACCGTCGAGCGGATGGTGATTTTGCCGATCATCGACACGAAGTGGCGCGAGCACCTCTATGAGATGGACTACCTCAAGGAGGGCATCGGCTTGCGTGCGATGGCGCAGCGCGATCCCCTGGTCGAATACCAGAAAGAGGGCGGAGACATGTTCCGCGCGATGAACGAGGCGATCCAGGAGGAGACGGTGCGGCAGCTCTTCTTGGTGCGCAAGCAGTTTGAGCAGCAGCCCGCTTAAAGCACTTTGAAGGACACGAGTTTCCCGTCCTTGATGCGGGCGGCGTAGCCGAAGCGGCGAGTACCGGCTTGAACGGAGCCGAAGATCTCCCCGCTCTCGCGCGCGTGGCACGTCAGGACACGTACGGGTTCTTTGGCTGACGGGCGGGAGGCGCGGCGGCGCGCGCTCACGTGGCTGCGTACCCCCATTCCGTAGAGCTCGCCGTCGAGGGTTGCGGCCTCCCGCAGTCCGAATGACGCCTCCAGCGCGGCCCGAACGAGGGGGGACACCCGAGGCGCGCGGTGCACGGGGCGGGGCCGGCGAGGCGGGGCTGCGACCTCCGGGGCGAGCCTAGGCACCACGACCTTCAGGTGGGTGCAACCGGGAACGGGGTAGTACACGACTCCTCTTTCTCTGAATGCGGCGAGATGCGGGCAGCGAGCCAACAAGCCGGAGGGCGGGGTAGGTAGTATTGTGGCACGATTGCAGGCTGCGCCCCCTTCCGTCGGCGCACACTTTAGTAGGCACGAGAAAGGGAGTCGACAGCGCATGCAGGCACTGATCATTGACTACGCGGGGGTCCTCGACCTCGACCCGGAAGAGCGCCAGCGCTGGAGCAACCTCATTCAGGCGGTGAAGCAGCAGGGTATTTCGACGGCCATTTTGTCCAATGCGTCGGGCGAGGGGGAGGAAGCCGAGCAGATTCGCGAGTGGGAGTTCCGGGGCGATGTCGATGCCGTGGTTCTGTCCGGAGAAGCGGGGGTGGAAAAGCCGGACCGCGCAGCTTTCCAAGCCGCGGCGGATGCCGTGGCCGCCCCGCTGGCGGAGTGCGTCGTTATCGACGATGACATTTTTAACGTTCGCGCCGCCGTCGAGTTCGGAATGGTCGGCATCCTGCACACCGCGTTCGAACGCACCGCAGTGGAAATCCAGTCCCTGTTTGATATCGAGGGCGAGTTCTAGTGCGGGTGTACGTCCCTGCCACCTTCAGCATGCTCGTCTCCCTGGGGGACAGCGGGGTGCTCCACGCACGAAACGGCTGGGCCTTCGCCGTCACGCCCGAGCTGGAGGCTTTCTTCACCGACGGAGACACCGAGGAGCTCGAGGCCATTGCGTTCGACGAGGCGTCGCGCACCTCTATCCGCCTGCTCACGGCCGGTGGGGAGGAGGATTTTCCGTACCGCCGCGCGGTCGTCTCTGCGGATGTCGAGGAAGCGGTAGGTCACCCGGACATGGGGGAGGCCGTCGTCAAGCTCGCTGGGCCCATCGCTCTTGACGACGTCGCCGCGATCCACGTCGATGTCGCCGAGGCCGAGGATGCGACGAGGCGGGCGATTGACAACATCGACGCGGCCGAGCTTGGAGATGAGGACGCGGAGCTGGCGGTCGGTGATGCGCAGGACAACTACATGGCCTTCTACGACCCGAGCGAGCTAGCGCTCGTCCTCGAGATGCTTTAGCTCCCACTCGTTGTTGCTGCTCAGCGACTCGAGGAGGATGCGGACGGCGCGGGCGCGGCGCCCGGTCGCTGAGTCTGGGTCGAGCCGGTCCCACGCGCACTCTGGGTCGGCCGGTGGCCCGAGGTGGGTGCAGCCCCGTGGGCAGTCCTCGGCAGCATCTTCGAGGTCGGGGAAGGCCTGCACAACCTCGGCGGTCGACACGTGGGCAAGACCGAAGGAGCGGATCCCGGGGGTGTCAATGACCCAGCCGCCGCCTGGAATGGCGAAAGCGACCGACTGCGTCGAGGTGTGGCGCCCCTTGCCGACGCCAGATACCTCGCCTGTCTCCCGGTTCGCGTCTGGAACTAGCCTGTTGACCAGCGTCGACTTGCCCACCCCAGAGTGCCCGATGAGCGCGCTCAGCCGGCCGCGGATCGTGTCTTCCAGGCCCTCGATGCGGTCGTCGATACCGACGTCGAGGACCTCGGCGTCGAGGTCGGCGAGCTCCGCGCGGAAGACCGCCGTGTCGGCTAGGTCGGACTTGGTCAGGCACACGACGGGCGTCACCCCACCTGCGAAGGCGGCGATGAGGGCGCGTTCTACAAAGCCGGTGCGGGGCGGGGGGTCAGCCACGGCGACAACGATGAGAAGCAGCTCGGCATTAGCCACGAGGATGCGCTCGTAGGGGTCCGTGTCGTCGGCGGTGCGCCGCAAGACGGACGTGCGTTCCTCGCGCTTGACGATGCGCGCCAGCGTGCCCTCCCGCCCCGAGGTGTCCCCGACAACCCCGACGCGGTCGCCGACCTCGACGGATACGCGTTTGAGCTCGCGGGCCCGCATGCAGGGGACGACGGTTCCCGGGCCGTCGAGAACAACCCCCCACCTGCCGCGGTCTTTAGTGATCACCATTCCCGGCAGCGCGTCTTCGTGGCTGGGGCGGTCCTTGCTCCGCGGGCGCGAACCCTTACCGGGGCGGACGCGAACATCGGATTCGTCGTAGTCACTAAACCGCCGCGCCACGCGTCCTACGCCCCCGTTCCGTCAGCGACCATGTCGGCCCACATCTCAGCGAAACCGGGAAGGGTCTTGGCTGTCGTGGCCACGTTTTCCACCTTTACGTCGCGCGTGGTCAGGCCGATGATCGCGCCGGCTGTGGCCATCCGGTGGTCGGCGTAGGTCCGCCACGTGCCCCCGTGCAACGGGGCGGGATGGATGCGCAGGCCGTCGCGGAGCTCCTCGCAGTTGCCGCCCAACCGGTTGATCTCCGCCGTCAGCGCCCCCAGCCTGTCGGTCTCGTGGCCGCGGAGGTGGGCGATGCCCGTCAGCTCGGAGGGCGTTGTCGCGTGGGTCGCAAGGGCCGCCACTGTCGGAGCGAGCTCGCCGATGTCACCCATGTCGATGCGGATACCGCGCAGCGTCCCGCGCTGTGCGCCGCGTACCTCGAGGTCGTGCGTGGAACCGCTGGCACGCAGAACGACCTCGCAGCCCATCCGGCCCAGGATGTCGCGGATGACGTCTCCGGGCTGGGTCGTCGCGACTGGCCAGTTGGGCACGCGGACGAACCCGCCGGTGACAGCGGCGGCGGCGAGGAACGGCGTTGCATTCGACAGGTCCGGCTCGATCGCCCACGCTCTCCCGCCGATCGGTTGCGGGTCGACGGACCACGTGTTGTCACCAGCGGTGACGCTCACCCCGGCGTGGGCGAGCATGGCCACCGTCATCTCGATGTGGGGCATGGACGGCAAAGTCGCCCCGGTGTGTCGCACCGTCAGGCCGCGCGCGAAGCGGGGAGCGGCGAGTAAGAGCCCGGAAACAAACTGGGAGGACCCCGAGGCGTCCAGCGCCACGAGCCCACCCTCGGCGTGGCCCGCACCGCGCACGGTAAAGGGAAGGCGATCTCCGGACACGTCGACGCCCACCGCGCGCAGAGCATCGAGGATGGTGCTCATGGGTCGGGTGCGGGCCTGCGCGTCGCCGTCGAAAAGCACGGGGCCCTCCGCGAAGGCCGCGACAGGCGGCACGAAACGCATGACGGTCCCCGCCAGCCCGCAGTTGATCTCGGCGGAGTGGAGAGCTGCGGGGCGGATGTGGATGGTGCCGTCGGCACCGTCGCTGAACTGAGTGCCCATCGATTCCAGGGCGGCGCGCATCAGGTCCGTGTCGCGCGAACGCAAGGCGCCGCTGACTGTGGAGGGGCCGTTGCCAAGAGCCGCGAGGATGTACGCGCGGTTCGTCATCGACTTCGACCCAGGCACGACCTGGGTGTGCGTGATGGGTGCGGAGGCAAATGGCGCCGACCAGTCAGTCATGGAATCAATCATAATGGACCTATGTGCGGGCGATTCGTGTTGTTTACCTCGGGCCAGGACCTTATCGACGAGATCGGTCGACTGCCCGGCGCGTCCCCGCTCGCGACCCCCGACGGCACCCCGCCGGCCCGCTACAACATCGCACCCACCCAGCAGGTGCCGCTGATCCGCTTCGCCGACGCCGCCCCCGGTGCGCAGCTCGATGCCGCCCGGTGGGGGCTCCTGCCGACATGGAAGAAGGACGATTCCGGCCCGCCCCTGTTTAACGCTCGGAGTGAGACGGTAGCGGACAAGCCGTCGTTTCGGTCGGCGTTCGCGTCCCGGCGGGGCCTCATGGTCCTCGATGGCTACTACGAATGGAAGCGGGAGGGCGCGGCCAAGCAGCCGTACTACGTCGCGCTGAGCGAGGGGTTGTTGTACGCGGCGGCCTTGTGGGATACCGGGCTCGATTGCTTGTCGACGACCATGCTCACCACAGCCGCGCCCGAGACAACGGAATGGCTACACCACCGGCTGCCGCTGTTCCTCGCCCCCGACGAGGTCGAGCAGTGGGTTCACGGCAGCCCTGAGGACGCGCTCGCGCTCGTGGCCCCTTCGCGCGTGGCCCCCGACCTCGTGGCCCGGCCCGCCGCACCCGAGGTGGGCAACGTACGCAACGACTACCCGGAGCTGATGTCGGCGAACTGAGCCCCGGTGAGGGCAGCGAGGTCGCCCGGTGCGAGTTGTACGGAGAGGCCGCGTTGGCCCGCAGAGACCGTGACGGTGTCGAGGTCGGCGATTGAGGCGTCGAGAAGCGTGCGCAGCTGGGTCGCGGTGCCCAGCGGCGAGATCCCTCCCACGACGTACCCGGTGGCGCGTTGCGCGCGCGCCGGGTCCGACATTTCCGCCCGCTTCCATCCGAGGGCCTGCGCCGCGTGCTTCAGACTCAGTCGTGTTGCCACGGGCACGCAACACAGGGCGAGTTCGGTGCCGGGCCCGGCGACGACGAGCGTCTTTAGTACTTCATGGGGGCTGATCTGCAGCTCGTGGGTGGAATGCTCCCCGAAGTGGTCCTGACTGGGGGTGTAGGTGAGGACCTCGTGCGGTGTGTCCGCGAGGGCCTCCAGTGCCCGGGTTCTGCGTGCCATGGTGCCTATCTTTCCAAACCCGTCCCCGGCCGTGGCCTAGAATGGTGACATGGCCGACACAGACCTGCGCGAGCGCTTCACTGAGGAGGCGATGCCGCTGCTCGACCAGCTCTACGGCGGCGCTTTGCGGATGACACGCAACCCTCAGGACGCGGAAGACCTTGTGCAGGAGACGTACCTCAAGGCCTTCAACGCTTTCGGCAGTTACAAGCAGGGCACGAACCTCAAGGCGTGGCTGTACCGGATCATGACAAACACCTACATCAACACGTACCGCAAGAAGCAGCGGCGCCCGGTAGAGACCTCCGCGGAAGGTGTTACGGATTATCAGCTGTATACGTCGAGCTCCCACGATTCGACGGGCCTGGAATCCGCCGAGGTTGAGGCGTTGAAAAACCTTCCCAACTCGCGTATTTCCGATGCGCTCAACGCGCTCAACGAGGACTACCGGATGGTTGTCTACTACGCCGATGTCGAAGGGTTGGCGTACAAGGAAATCGCGGAAGTGATGGACATTCCGCTTGGCACGGTCATGTCCAGGCTGCACCGGGGAAGAAAACAGCTCCGCGAGATGTTGAAGGACGTGGCAAACGAGCAAGGCATCGGCGTCGACCGGGCGGATAGCAAGGAGAGCTAAGCGATGGGCACTGGAGAGACCCCCGGCGGCATGCCGGGCTGCCCTGACTGTCACGACGCGCAAGAGCTGATGTGTGAGCTGTTGGATTCTCACACGAGCCCCGAGCGCGCGGCTGAGATCCGCGCAGTCATCGCGGCGTGTCCTGCGTGTTTCGAGCGGTTTCGATCCGAGCAAGAGGTGCGCGGGATCGTGCGCAGGTGCTGCGGCGAAGCGCAGGCCCCCGAGCCTCTGCGGCAACGCATTATTGCGTCGATCACGACGGTCACGCGCGTGACACTCACCGAGTTGCGCTACGGCCAGTAGGAAGCGCAAAGCCCCCCTCCGCCCGGCGACGATGTCCCGCGGGCTGCGAGGGGGGCCTAAGTCAGGCTCTTAAGCGTTGGGCCGCTTTCCGTGGTTGGAGCCCTTCTTGCGACGGTCCTTGCGCTTGCGTCCACGCTTGCTCATGGTGTTCTCCTTGTTTTAAGGCTTTATAGTTTTCTGCCACCCACCCCGGCAGGAGGCCGGTGGAGTGGAGATGATCTCGCCGGGCGCCGTGACAGCAGCTCGGACACTCACAGACACTGTAATGGCCCGCGCCGGGGCCGAAGAAATCGGGCTCTACGCGGAGAGGCGGGCGCGGTGACGTGCGCGCTGCTTCGTGCGGCGCTTCAGCGCGCGGCGTTCCTCTTCAGACAAGCCACCCCAGACGCCGGCATCCTGACCGGTTTCAAGCGCCCACTTCAGGCACTGGGAGGTAACAGGGCAGCGATTGCACACGAGCTTGGCCTGGGCAATCTGGGAAAGAGCGGGGCCGGAGTTACCGACCGGAAAGAACAGTTCGGGGTCTTCGTCGCGGCAAACAGCTTCGTGGCGCCAATCCATGGTCACTTCTCCTTCATCGGTTCAGTCGTTCGTTGCGCTGGCGCACCAAGAGAACACCCCGGAACGAGGTGAAGAACAACGCAAAGTGTGTTGCACAGGCGATGGGCGGTGATCCGTGGAGGATCCGGCTTCCGTTTCCTGCTGTTAACCCTGTGGTGGCCGCGGGTTAAGGTCCGTGTTACCAGACCGTCTTTTTTGCTACCCGAGAATGATGGCACGTATGCCGCGACGGCGCTAGGGGTTGACCATCAAAAGTGATGTATCTCATACTCCACGAGCGCATTTAATCCTGGCCATGGTGCCGTCTTTCGTGGTTTTTCAGCCTGCACGGCTCTGTGACCTGTGTAAATGTGTGGTCGCTGTGAGGAGGTCCGAACGGCGATCGGTCAAATCGCCTGCGCGTCCCTAGGAAGATGTCAGCTCGCCCTGACCTGAGCTCCAGTCACTGAACGACGTTAACCCGCGCGTCAACAGGATAAACAATCCCTCGTGACAGGCGGGACATAAACTAATCGGCGTGACTACCCGACACGACCCCTCCGCGTCCCCAGACCACACGTCGCCTGCGCCCGCGTCGCCGCCTGGCCTCCTCAAAGTCGGCGCCTGGGTGACCCTCGCCCAATGCGCGGCCGTGTTCATCTACGCGATAGCGCTCATCGTGGCGGATGTTCGGGGGGTTTCGGACGCCAGCCTCGAGTCGGAATCTTCCGCGACGGGGTTCGTCGGTGCGGGGACCGCAGCGTTCCTCATCATCGTGTTCGGGTTTATCGCCTTTGTCTCCGCCCGCACTGCGGCTGGCCGGCCCACCGGGCGCGGGGCCGTAGTGCTGATCGAGGCGATCCTCCTCGGCGTTGCGTTTTACATGTTTAGCGGGGGAGCAATCGCCCTAGGCGTGGTCACCTTGATCTCTGCCGCAGCCGTCCTGTTTACCATCTTCCACCCCGCGTCCGTCCGCTACGCGGCAGCGACCTACGGCCGCAGGGGCGAGTGACTACTGGGCAGAGAGCGGGGCAAGGACAACGACGTCTTCGCCTCGCTTTTCGACGACCACCGCGCCCAGCCCGCGCGCGCTAACTGGGCCCTTGTATCCGCCACGGTCGACCGGAATAAGACGCGTCGCCGCAGCTCCGACGTTGACCTCGTCTGCCACCGACAGGCCCCCGTCGACCGGCACGACAAGCTGGCCCTCTGCGGAGAACCCGGTGCCGCGCACCCCGTCCATGACCGACTCCACGCCCAGGGTGGTGGGGTTGAAAAGTATGAGGTGGCCATTGGCTTCGTACGTCATGTGGTGGGGCAGATCGGCGACGTTCAGGGCGACGGTCGCCGCAGGGCGGGGGCCGAGGTCGGGCACTGGGGACGTCGCCAAGGAAGCTCCGTCCTCACCGAAGGAGAGCACCATGCCGGAGTCGGGGTCGTAGACGGCCGCCGCCTCTTGGCCCACAGCGACGAGGTACGCGGAAGGGGACAGGTCGACGCTGGCCTCGATCTCGGGCTTGCGGGAATCATCCGGTGTAGTGGACTGGAGGCGCAGATGGGCGCCGTCGTCGCAGGTCTCGGTCACGGCGAGGAGGTCCGTGCGGGTCAGGGCGGAGGTGATCGCACACTGATTGGGCTGCATCCCCGCCTCCTGCGGGGCTTCAACGGCACCGTATTCCACCGTCCGGACGAGATCGGAGCGCCACACCTCCACTCGAGAGGGGCTCGAATATCCCACTCGGTCGTTAGAGGCTAACGCTGCGACGTCATCGGGCGCGACGGCGGAACGGGTTCCGGCATACGCCCCGGTGGAGGCATTAATGGCCACCACGTCCCCGCAGCCGGCGTTGTTCCGGTACACCGCGATCACTTTGCCCCAGGCCTGTCCCAGGGAACATAACTCGACGTCTCGGGTGTAGGTCCACGCGGTGTCTCCCTCCGGCGTTGTGGCGGTGAGGGTCTTACCTGCGTAAGTGATAATC
The nucleotide sequence above comes from Corynebacterium capitovis DSM 44611. Encoded proteins:
- a CDS encoding LpqB family beta-propeller domain-containing protein gives rise to the protein MQPRDGLKRACAILLSAATAWAVSSCAALPSNTDPHVVRSYEPRDATEPVASPRPGSEPDLLLRDFFSASALRTTNFEAARGFLTSAAAEVWQPSETTIVVDRLNLNTLSGGSGERRSFSVQGDVIGELQPSGIFLPNRALYDATMELEQVNGEWRISSLPNGVIIERAELRNNYQPYNVYFLDAANSQLVADRRWVYGDRESLAGELLSMLVSGPATRLRPAVRYNLPAGAAYVGFEGGEYRFTGFSSMGEDDRLQFAAQVVWTLNNAGMTGPVTITADGDPLVSWVDEFTTADFANLDPLQGQTAGAPTYSLANGGLFEVSGGQAQAVSGAVGKADNIASADIARGGSVALVVGSEGDQRFELGSLEAEPSEVTRADNFTRPTFESDGAAAWVVADGRRVIRAVRSPATGEVSTSDITFDMPDGIDGTVSVLRLSRTGARVVMVIDGRLFTGVVQQGSSGQRSIVNVLEYAPDLGGTVIAADWNPDGSLLVGTNSAVAPVLRVEQDGSFTTTLSSGNLAAPVVAVASTSETYYVTDANAALQRPVSGAPDDPNWREVAGLQGVRSLLIVAR
- the hpf gene encoding ribosome hibernation-promoting factor, HPF/YfiA family; this translates as MTSAENNDVLSPAAQVTITGRNVEVPEHFQERVNAKLAKIEKLDPTLTFFHVELQHEPNPRREAQAQRLQITATGKGHLARAEAKEDSFYAALESAVGKLERSLRKVKVRREISRSGHRAPKSTGQVAAELEAEAREARSTSAGDFEVDPFAGQFDDLQPGQIVRRKEHPATPMSVDDALSEMELVGHDFYLFIDEETSRPSVVYRRHAFDYGLISLADGE
- the secA gene encoding preprotein translocase subunit SecA gives rise to the protein MFGLSKLLRAGEGRTVKRLGKIADQVLELEDEYAALSDAELKAKTAEFIQQLDEGAHPDDLLIDAFATAREAAWRVLGQKHYRVQIMGAAALHFGSVAEMKTGEGKTLTSVLPAYLNGLTGKGVHIVTVNDYLAKRDAEMMGRVHHFLGLDVGVILSEMRPPERKKAYAAAITYGTNNEFGFDYLRDNMARSTEEMVQRGHNYAIVDEVDSILIDEARTPLIISGPVDGSSQFFTVFAQLAPRMREGIHYEVDKRKRTVGVSEEGVEFVEDQLGIDNLYASEHSPLVSYLNNALKAKELFERDKDYIIRQGEVLIVDSFTGRVLPGRRYNEGMHQAIEAKENVEIKNENQTLATVTLQNYFRLYEKLAGMTGTAETEAAELHQIYGLDVVAIPPNKPNQRTDREDLVYKTQEAKFAAVADDIAEHVANGQPVLVGTTSVERSEYLSQLLTRKGVKHNVLNAKHHEEEGRIIAEAGLPGKVTVSTNMAGRGTDIVLGGNPEVLLDARLKEQGLDPFEDEERYQQAWDEQLPKAKERSKELGDQVRDSGGLYVLGTERHESRRIDNQLRGRSGRQGDPGETRFYLSMRDDLMVRFVGQTMENMMNRLNVPDDVPIEAKMVSNAIKGAQTQVENQNFEMRKNVLKYDEVLNEQRKVVYRERQEILDAKDIKDQIRRMIADTVGAYVDGATSEGYVEDWDLDELSSALDSLYGPSVTPQELVDGDTYGRPGEISAGQLRQAFIDDALEQYDTLEAKVVEVGGEQQMRTVERMVILPIIDTKWREHLYEMDYLKEGIGLRAMAQRDPLVEYQKEGGDMFRAMNEAIQEETVRQLFLVRKQFEQQPA
- a CDS encoding ComF family protein gives rise to the protein MEAGVGELLFPRHCAGCKAAGAVLCARCREELATPPARVFPGTNPHVPVFAFGPYAGAHRGVVLAMKEKRNLAVRRHVGAVLAAGLDYLEARGELPPGAGLVPAPTRAASARARGGDPVEAVCRATLRPTYSVLSLDDRVADQAQLGAEQRRANLSGAVRIRGVPTRCVVVVDDVVTTGATLQASVEKLLASGGEVAACVALCAA